One window of Triticum dicoccoides isolate Atlit2015 ecotype Zavitan chromosome 5A, WEW_v2.0, whole genome shotgun sequence genomic DNA carries:
- the LOC119302107 gene encoding uncharacterized protein LOC119302107: protein MALRCAAAAAGGAYLTPRRSRCCGAGSARPSATTRGTRGLSLLLRVPSSQYSKAPWALRCSPDSPPLEGDQHSDRTGAPGALKAMVCDMFRPLARNISDIRSLRTVFDLEDYQVGMLFGAFLGCVGCYQLWKAAPSIFVDAALAYAFYKLSVVSSEVRRQGKCNDWLTRLKFGIVVIMATKDFRKNYELLDIVKMPVFFLYLSTFIFDVARMKKYAKHYLILTVNLLRMKGGAQELFRIMFYPSYTSPYDDCFRRK, encoded by the exons ATGGCCCTTAGgtgcgcggccgccgccgccggcggcgcctACCTGACGCCGCGGAGAAGCAGATGCTGCGGCGCCGGCTCTGCGCGACCCTCAGCCACCACCAGGGGGACACGAGGGCTCAGCCTCCTCCTGAGGGTCCCGTCCTCACAATACTCCAAAGCTCCATGGGCGTTG CGGTGCTCGCCTGATTCCCCTCCTCTGGAGGGTGACCAGCATTCAGATCGAACCGGGGCGCCGGGGGCGCTGAAGGCCATGGTGTGCGACATGTTCAGGCCCCTGGCGCGCAACATCTCGGATATCCGATCCCTTCGCACCGTCTTCGACCTCGAGGATTATCAAGTCGGCATGCTGTTTG GTGCTTTTCTTGGCTGCGTCGGGTGCTACCAGCTGTGGAAGGCTGCTCCTTCCATCTTTGTCGATGCTGCCCTTGCCTATGCATTCTATAAACTGAGCGTTGTGTCCTCGGAGGTGCGCCGGCAGGGCAAATGCAATGATTGGTTGACTCGTTTGAAATTTG GTATTGTGGTTATTATGGCTACCAAGGACTTCAGGAAGAACTATGAACTCTTGGATATTGTCAA GATGCCTGTTTTCTTTCTTTATCTTTCGACATTCATTTTTGATGTGGCACGCATGAAGAAATATGCAAAGCATTATCTGATTCTCACAGTTAATTTATTGAGAATGAAGGGCGGAGCTCAAGAATTGTTCAGAATAATGTTTTATCCGAGCTATACATCTCCATATGACGATTGCTTCCGTAGGAAATAA